The Desulfovibrio desulfuricans genome includes the window TCTTAAAGAGCGTTCCACAATTTCATCCAGTTTCACTTTAGAACGAATACCATGCGTTCTTGGTCCAAAAGCCACATTGTCATAGATGCTCATCGGAAATGGATTCGGTTTCTGAAATACCATTCCGATCTCTTTGCGCAGTTCATTTACATTCGCATTAGAAGAAAATATATCCTTTCCATCGTATTTTACTTCTCCTGTAATGCGCACATTCTCTACAAGGTCATTCATTCGGTTTAGTGTTTTCAAAAACGTGGATTTA containing:
- a CDS encoding ATP-binding cassette domain-containing protein; the protein is MKTLNRMNDLVENVRITGEVKYDGKDIFSSNANVNELRKEIGMVFQKPNPFPMSIYDNVAFGPRTHGIRSKVKLDEIVERSLR